A DNA window from Vagococcus penaei contains the following coding sequences:
- a CDS encoding ISL3 family transposase codes for MNNHIKKMLRITDEHLYLTNTEEAKVKGKNSLIIFGIYSPMPSACKSCGSTVVDNEGKSVVVRNGKKEVTIRLDSYQNMPTVLKLKKQRFHCKNCSHNWTAQCSIVEKNCHISKFITLKILELLTEKISMTVISKQCQVSLTTVLRVLKSVESQLPQQLKPRSFPEVLMVDEFRSHASYEDKMNFICADGKTGELVDVLPSRKLEKIIPYFNRSSLEERRKVKFLVTDMNAAYFQLTKTVFPTAKLVIDRFHIVKHLNTAFNDLRVREMKTLVANKKNSEANKLKSNWKCLLKNQTTISISEFKTWRSFPSPKHPLLTESMMIDRLLSFSSNLKEAYDIFHLLMYHFRNKDDQSFFELLKDLPDSLDRQFRNKIDNLISYEEGIRNALKYNFSNGKIEAKNTHIKTLKRVSYGFNSFTNMRIRIFLINGLIKIK; via the coding sequence GTGAATAATCATATCAAAAAAATGCTACGAATTACAGATGAACATTTATATTTAACAAATACGGAGGAAGCTAAAGTTAAAGGAAAGAACTCTTTAATTATCTTTGGCATCTATTCTCCCATGCCTTCGGCTTGTAAATCCTGTGGGTCAACTGTTGTTGATAATGAAGGAAAAAGTGTGGTTGTTAGGAATGGAAAAAAAGAAGTAACTATTCGATTAGATTCTTATCAAAATATGCCTACTGTTTTAAAACTAAAGAAACAACGATTCCATTGTAAAAACTGTTCTCACAATTGGACCGCACAGTGTTCTATTGTTGAAAAAAATTGTCATATCAGTAAATTTATTACTTTGAAGATTTTAGAATTATTAACTGAGAAAATCTCTATGACAGTTATATCTAAACAATGCCAAGTTTCTTTAACTACAGTTTTAAGAGTTCTTAAGTCCGTTGAATCACAGCTCCCACAACAACTTAAACCTCGATCTTTTCCAGAAGTTTTAATGGTAGATGAGTTTAGATCTCACGCTAGTTATGAAGATAAAATGAACTTCATATGTGCTGATGGGAAAACAGGTGAATTAGTGGACGTTTTACCTAGTAGGAAATTAGAGAAAATCATTCCTTACTTTAATCGCTCTTCATTGGAGGAACGGAGAAAAGTTAAATTTTTAGTAACAGATATGAATGCAGCTTACTTTCAATTGACTAAAACAGTCTTTCCTACTGCTAAGCTAGTCATTGATCGATTTCATATTGTAAAGCATTTGAACACTGCTTTTAATGATTTGAGAGTACGAGAAATGAAGACATTAGTTGCCAACAAGAAAAATTCAGAAGCCAATAAATTAAAATCAAACTGGAAATGTCTTCTGAAAAATCAAACAACTATTTCCATTTCAGAATTCAAAACCTGGAGAAGCTTTCCTTCTCCAAAGCATCCTCTTTTAACGGAATCTATGATGATTGATCGACTACTTTCATTCTCTTCTAATCTAAAAGAAGCTTATGATATCTTTCATTTACTAATGTATCACTTTAGAAACAAAGATGACCAGTCATTTTTCGAACTATTGAAAGATTTACCCGATAGCTTGGATAGACAATTTAGAAATAAAATAGACAATCTGATTTCCTACGAGGAAGGTATTCGAAATGCCCTAAAATATAATTTTTCCAATGGAAAAATCGAAGCTAAGAACACTCATATAAAAACTCTTAAAAGAGTTTCCTACGGGTTCAACTCCTTTACGAATATGCGCATAAGAATTTTCTTGATAAACGGCCTTATTAAAATTAAATAA